One Kribbella sp. NBC_00662 genomic region harbors:
- a CDS encoding ribonuclease HII, whose product MSALPRGSTVRRDAGLYGYERALRRVGLDPIAGVDEAGRGPCAGPLVAAAVILPEGKRGQIPELADSKLLTAKARDRCYEEIRKRALAWSVVSIEAAECDRLGMHVANVEALRRALFRLDVRPSYVLTDGFGVDGLGVPGLAIWKGDRVAACIAAASVIAKVTRDRVMQHWDSVYPQYGFAIHKGYCTPEHQAALDEYGPCPQHRRRFENVRRSLRPDMGQNVTSPTGVESNR is encoded by the coding sequence ATGAGCGCGTTGCCGCGCGGTAGCACGGTACGGCGAGACGCCGGTCTGTACGGGTACGAGCGTGCCCTGCGCCGCGTCGGCCTCGATCCGATCGCCGGCGTCGACGAGGCTGGTCGCGGGCCGTGTGCGGGCCCGCTGGTGGCGGCGGCGGTGATCCTGCCGGAGGGTAAACGGGGCCAGATCCCCGAGCTCGCCGACTCCAAGCTGCTGACCGCCAAGGCGCGGGACCGCTGCTACGAGGAGATCCGCAAGCGTGCCCTGGCCTGGTCGGTGGTGTCGATCGAGGCCGCCGAGTGCGACCGGCTCGGCATGCACGTCGCGAACGTGGAGGCGCTCCGCCGGGCGCTGTTCCGCCTCGACGTGCGCCCGTCGTACGTGCTGACCGACGGGTTCGGTGTCGACGGTCTCGGCGTACCGGGGCTGGCGATCTGGAAGGGCGACCGCGTGGCGGCTTGTATCGCCGCCGCCTCCGTGATCGCCAAGGTCACCCGGGACCGGGTGATGCAGCACTGGGACAGCGTGTACCCGCAGTACGGGTTCGCGATCCACAAGGGGTACTGCACCCCCGAACACCAGGCGGCACTGGACGAATACGGCCCGTGCCCGCAACATCGACGGCGGTTTGAGAATGTCCGCCGCAGTCTGCGGCCCGATATGGGACAGAATGTGACCAGTCCCACCGGAGTGGAGAGCAATCGATGA
- the lepB gene encoding signal peptidase I: MTDTPTKTDPKPAHRSGFGAAAREFVLIVVGALIVSSILRAFVGQMFIIPSESMENTLLVGDRVVVEKLTDVKRGDVVVFEDPGGWLGPEESGQKRGSVGRFFEIVGLLPDSSHGHLIKRLIGMPGDKVACCDSKGRLLVNGQPLDETKYLYPGDAPSQMEFQVTVPAGRIFVMGDHRSASGDSRVHLQDLDANGGNQGDAAFVPLDKVTGRAIAIVWPAGRWSKLGVPDTFKAVPAPGPAPDKPSISLTPPPK, encoded by the coding sequence GTGACCGATACACCGACCAAGACGGACCCAAAACCCGCCCATCGTTCGGGCTTCGGAGCCGCAGCCCGGGAATTCGTGCTGATCGTGGTCGGGGCCCTGATCGTCTCGTCGATCCTGCGGGCGTTCGTCGGTCAGATGTTCATCATCCCGAGCGAGTCGATGGAGAACACGCTGCTGGTCGGTGACCGGGTCGTGGTGGAGAAGCTCACCGACGTCAAGCGTGGCGACGTGGTCGTGTTCGAGGACCCGGGCGGCTGGCTCGGCCCGGAGGAGAGCGGCCAGAAGCGCGGATCGGTCGGCCGGTTCTTCGAGATCGTGGGTCTGCTGCCCGACTCCAGCCACGGTCACCTGATCAAGCGCCTGATCGGTATGCCCGGTGACAAGGTCGCCTGCTGCGACTCCAAGGGCCGCCTGCTCGTCAACGGTCAGCCGCTCGACGAGACGAAGTACCTGTATCCAGGGGATGCCCCGTCCCAGATGGAGTTCCAGGTCACCGTCCCGGCCGGGCGGATCTTCGTGATGGGCGACCACCGATCCGCCTCCGGAGACTCCCGTGTGCATCTGCAGGACCTCGACGCGAACGGCGGCAACCAGGGCGACGCGGCGTTCGTGCCGCTCGACAAGGTCACCGGGCGGGCGATCGCGATCGTCTGGCCGGCGGGACGCTGGAGCAAACTCGGCGTACCCGACACGTTCAAGGCGGTCCCGGCCCCCGGTCCGGCCCCGGACAAACCGTCGATATCGCTCACGCCACCACCTAAGTGA
- the lepB gene encoding signal peptidase I encodes MSTVTVLALVITVVLRLFVAEAFYVPSESMYDTLTKDDRILAEKISYLHRDVDRGDIIVFKDPGNWLNEAQAQPGTLRRIGEFVGILPRSGEGHLVKRVIGIGGDRVICCNKQGQITVNGIALDEREYLLKDAKPSEVPFNVLVPAGHLWVMGDNRAESADSRAHMGGPGGGFVPVENVVGRACCVIWPSDRMTMLRPPETFKKPGLKK; translated from the coding sequence ATGAGCACCGTCACGGTGCTCGCGCTCGTCATCACCGTGGTCCTGCGGCTGTTCGTCGCGGAGGCGTTCTACGTCCCGTCGGAGTCGATGTACGACACACTGACCAAGGACGACCGGATCCTGGCCGAGAAGATCAGCTACCTGCACCGGGACGTCGACCGCGGCGACATCATCGTGTTCAAGGACCCGGGCAACTGGCTGAACGAGGCGCAGGCCCAGCCCGGGACCCTGCGCCGGATCGGTGAGTTCGTCGGCATCCTGCCCCGCAGCGGCGAGGGTCACCTGGTCAAGCGGGTGATCGGCATCGGCGGCGACCGGGTGATCTGCTGCAACAAGCAGGGCCAGATCACCGTGAACGGGATCGCGCTGGACGAGCGCGAGTACCTGCTCAAGGACGCCAAACCCTCCGAGGTGCCCTTCAACGTGCTGGTTCCGGCCGGCCATCTGTGGGTGATGGGGGACAACCGCGCCGAATCCGCCGACTCGCGTGCCCATATGGGCGGCCCGGGGGGCGGATTCGTGCCGGTCGAGAACGTGGTTGGCCGGGCCTGTTGCGTAATCTGGCCGTCTGACCGGATGACGATGCTGCGTCCTCCGGAAACCTTCAAGAAGCCGGGGCTGAAGAAGTGA
- the rplS gene encoding 50S ribosomal protein L19, whose amino-acid sequence MSNVLNELDNASKRDDIPAFRPGDTVNVHVKVVEGNRSRVQVFKGVVIRRQGGGLQETFTVRKVSFGVGVERTFPLHTPIVEKIEVVTRGDVRRAKLYYLRELRGKAAKIKEKREIPAS is encoded by the coding sequence ATGAGCAACGTCCTGAATGAGCTCGACAACGCGAGCAAGCGTGACGACATCCCCGCTTTCCGGCCCGGCGACACCGTCAACGTGCACGTCAAGGTCGTCGAGGGCAACCGGTCCCGCGTCCAGGTGTTCAAGGGTGTCGTGATCCGGCGCCAGGGTGGCGGCCTGCAGGAGACCTTCACGGTCCGCAAGGTCAGCTTCGGCGTCGGCGTCGAGCGGACCTTCCCGCTGCACACCCCGATCGTCGAGAAGATCGAGGTCGTGACCCGCGGCGACGTCCGCCGGGCCAAGCTGTACTACCTGCGCGAGCTGCGCGGCAAGGCGGCGAAGATCAAGGAGAAGCGCGAGATCCCGGCCTCCTGA
- the trmD gene encoding tRNA (guanosine(37)-N1)-methyltransferase TrmD has translation MRLDVVTIFPEYLAALDVSLVGKAAKSGLLDVHLHDLREWTYDRHRTVDDTPYGGGAGMVMKPEPWGLALDAIAPADGPAQPRLIVPTPAGRPFTQELAYELAAEPWLAFACGRYEGIDARVASYAGERMRVDEVSIGDYVLNGGEVAVLVMVEAVARLLPGVIGNPESLAEESHSGDGLLEYPVYTKPPTWRGHDVPEVLLSGNHGLIADWRHEESVRRTAERRPDLLAAWGDVLAGKDDSDAVRILPATAADAGEIHVLQLAAFLSEARLYDDYTIPPLTADVADTADRLERSIALKAVAGARIVGSVQLTVDGALGHIERLVVAPDWQGRGLGARLLRAAEQLAPADVTSYALNTGAQSDRNLALYRKAGYRESHREAQTPKVDLVYLTKRRRRK, from the coding sequence ATGAGGCTTGACGTCGTCACGATCTTCCCGGAGTACCTGGCCGCCCTGGACGTCTCCCTGGTCGGTAAGGCGGCCAAGAGCGGCCTCCTGGACGTCCACCTGCACGATCTGCGCGAGTGGACCTACGACCGCCACCGGACCGTAGACGACACCCCGTACGGCGGGGGAGCGGGCATGGTGATGAAGCCGGAGCCCTGGGGCCTCGCTCTGGACGCGATCGCTCCCGCGGACGGTCCGGCGCAGCCGCGGCTGATCGTGCCGACTCCGGCGGGCCGACCGTTCACCCAGGAGCTCGCGTACGAGCTGGCGGCCGAGCCGTGGCTGGCCTTCGCCTGTGGCCGGTACGAAGGCATCGACGCGCGCGTGGCGTCGTACGCCGGTGAACGGATGCGCGTGGACGAGGTGTCCATCGGCGACTACGTGCTGAACGGCGGCGAGGTCGCCGTACTCGTCATGGTCGAGGCAGTCGCCCGCCTGCTGCCCGGTGTCATCGGCAACCCGGAGTCCCTGGCCGAGGAGTCGCACTCGGGCGACGGACTGCTCGAGTACCCGGTCTACACGAAGCCGCCGACCTGGCGCGGGCACGACGTACCTGAGGTGCTCCTGTCCGGGAACCACGGGCTGATCGCCGACTGGCGCCACGAGGAGTCAGTCCGACGTACTGCGGAGCGCCGGCCGGATCTGTTGGCGGCGTGGGGCGACGTACTCGCGGGCAAGGACGACTCCGACGCGGTCCGCATCCTCCCGGCGACCGCAGCAGACGCGGGCGAGATCCACGTACTGCAGCTGGCGGCGTTCCTCTCCGAAGCCCGGCTGTACGACGACTACACGATCCCGCCGCTGACTGCGGATGTAGCCGACACAGCAGACCGCCTGGAGCGCTCTATCGCTCTGAAGGCAGTGGCAGGCGCTCGCATCGTCGGCTCCGTTCAGCTGACCGTCGACGGCGCGCTGGGGCACATCGAGCGGCTCGTCGTCGCGCCCGACTGGCAGGGGCGCGGGCTCGGCGCCCGCCTGCTCCGCGCGGCCGAGCAGCTGGCTCCGGCCGACGTCACGTCGTACGCCTTGAACACCGGTGCCCAGAGCGACCGCAATCTGGCCCTGTACCGGAAGGCGGGCTACCGCGAGAGCCACCGGGAGGCGCAGACTCCGAAGGTGGATCTGGTCTACCTGACCAAGCGTCGTCGCCGAAAGTGA
- the rimM gene encoding ribosome maturation factor RimM (Essential for efficient processing of 16S rRNA), with protein MLVTVGRIGRAHGIKGEVGIDVRTDEPDRRFADGATLVTDAKVSRTLTVASSRWHSGRLLVKFAEVPDRTAAEQLRNLVVQSEIDEDERPEDPDEYYDRELIGLAVRTTDGAEVGEVIDVVHLPSQDLLEIRRPAGNAVLVPLVEELVPELNLEKQYVVVADRPGLLDPDGAEVVPTDEA; from the coding sequence GTGCTGGTTACTGTCGGGCGGATCGGCCGCGCGCATGGGATCAAGGGTGAGGTCGGGATCGACGTCCGGACCGACGAGCCGGACCGCCGGTTCGCCGACGGCGCGACCCTGGTGACGGACGCCAAGGTGTCCCGCACGCTCACGGTGGCGTCCAGCCGCTGGCACAGCGGGCGGTTGCTGGTGAAGTTCGCCGAGGTGCCGGACCGGACCGCCGCCGAGCAGCTGCGCAACCTGGTCGTGCAGTCCGAGATCGACGAGGACGAGCGCCCCGAGGACCCCGACGAGTACTACGACCGCGAGCTGATCGGCCTCGCCGTCCGCACCACCGACGGTGCCGAGGTGGGCGAGGTGATCGACGTGGTCCACCTCCCGTCGCAGGACCTCCTCGAGATCCGCCGTCCCGCCGGCAACGCAGTGCTGGTCCCGCTGGTCGAGGAGCTGGTCCCGGAGCTCAACCTCGAGAAGCAGTACGTCGTCGTGGCCGACCGGCCCGGTCTGCTGGACCCGGACGGCGCCGAGGTGGTCCCGACCGATGAGGCTTGA
- a CDS encoding RNA-binding protein yields the protein METEALEHLVRGIVDNPDDVSVRSRNLRRGRTLEVHVHPDDIGKVIGRNGRTATAIRTVVGALSSESSLRIDFVDEFNRRPRR from the coding sequence ATGGAGACCGAGGCGCTCGAGCACCTGGTCCGAGGCATCGTGGACAACCCCGACGACGTCAGTGTCCGGTCCCGGAACCTGCGCCGCGGACGCACCCTCGAGGTGCACGTCCACCCCGACGACATCGGCAAGGTGATCGGCCGCAACGGCCGCACCGCCACTGCGATCCGCACCGTCGTCGGCGCCCTCAGCTCGGAGTCCTCGCTGCGCATCGACTTCGTCGACGAGTTCAACCGGCGCCCGCGCCGCTGA
- the rpsP gene encoding 30S ribosomal protein S16 yields MAVKIRLKRIGKKRTPHYRIVVMDARTKRDGRAIEEIGIYNPKTEPSFIRVESERAQYWLGVGAQPSEAVEAIFKASGDWQKFKGEAAPAPLRVAEPKRDKQEIFNEALAEAHGSLKTEAVTAKKSAAKKTAEKKDDAPAEAKAEEAPAAKADEPKADEAPAETTEA; encoded by the coding sequence GTGGCAGTCAAGATCCGTTTGAAGCGCATCGGCAAGAAGCGCACCCCGCACTACCGCATCGTCGTGATGGACGCCCGCACCAAGCGGGACGGCCGGGCGATCGAGGAGATCGGCATCTACAACCCGAAGACCGAGCCCTCGTTCATCCGGGTCGAGTCGGAGCGGGCGCAGTACTGGCTGGGCGTCGGCGCGCAGCCGAGCGAGGCCGTCGAGGCGATCTTCAAGGCCTCCGGCGACTGGCAGAAGTTCAAGGGCGAGGCCGCTCCGGCGCCGCTCCGCGTCGCCGAGCCGAAGCGGGACAAGCAGGAGATCTTCAACGAGGCGCTGGCCGAGGCCCACGGCTCGCTGAAGACCGAGGCGGTCACCGCCAAGAAGTCCGCGGCGAAGAAGACCGCCGAGAAGAAGGACGACGCCCCCGCCGAGGCCAAGGCCGAGGAGGCTCCCGCCGCCAAGGCTGACGAGCCCAAGGCCGACGAGGCGCCGGCCGAGACCACCGAGGCCTGA
- a CDS encoding 6-phospho-beta-glucosidase — protein MRLTILGGGGFRVPLVYHALLGDRGAGRITDVVLYDTDRTRLGAIGAVLRQQAATTDHPLPPPVVTETTDLDEALRGADFIFSAIRVGGLEGRTIDERVALGLDVLGQETVGAGGIAYGLRTLPVALKIAQRIAAVAPEAWTINFTNPAGMVTEAMIPVLGDRVIGICDSPSGLGRRAALAAGVDPSTAFYDYAGLNHLGWLRGLRSGGVDRLPDLLQSDDALSSFEEGRLFSPDWLRSIGSIPNEYLHYYYFARETLAAVQAVRQTRGTFLLEQQSAFYAETGQHPEQALELWQKTRAERESTYGVESREVADAGERDERDMEAGGYEQVALSLMRAIAHNERASLILNVRNRGVLHHLDDDAVVEIPCTVDANGALPVTVSQLTDHQAGLVCSVKAVERSTIEAATTGSRSAALKALAYHPLIDSVTVARSLLDTYVESLPDLAYLRA, from the coding sequence ATGAGGCTGACGATCCTGGGCGGGGGCGGCTTCCGGGTTCCGCTCGTGTACCACGCGCTGCTCGGCGACCGCGGCGCCGGACGGATCACCGACGTGGTCCTCTACGACACCGATCGCACCCGCCTCGGCGCCATCGGCGCCGTTCTCCGCCAGCAGGCGGCAACCACCGACCATCCGCTCCCGCCGCCGGTGGTGACGGAGACGACCGACCTGGACGAGGCCCTGCGGGGTGCCGACTTCATCTTCTCGGCCATCCGCGTCGGCGGCCTCGAAGGGCGCACGATCGACGAGCGGGTCGCGCTCGGCCTCGACGTACTCGGCCAGGAGACCGTCGGCGCCGGTGGGATCGCCTACGGCCTGCGGACGCTGCCGGTGGCCCTGAAGATCGCCCAGCGGATCGCAGCGGTCGCGCCGGAGGCGTGGACGATCAACTTCACCAATCCGGCCGGCATGGTGACCGAGGCGATGATCCCGGTCCTCGGCGACCGGGTGATCGGCATCTGCGACTCACCGTCAGGGCTGGGGCGCCGGGCTGCGCTGGCAGCCGGTGTGGACCCGTCGACCGCCTTCTACGACTACGCCGGTCTCAATCACCTCGGCTGGCTCCGCGGTCTGCGGTCCGGCGGCGTGGATCGGCTGCCTGACCTCCTGCAGTCGGACGACGCGCTGAGCTCGTTCGAGGAGGGGCGGCTGTTCAGTCCGGACTGGTTGCGGTCGATCGGCTCGATCCCGAACGAGTACCTGCACTACTACTACTTCGCCCGCGAGACGCTGGCCGCCGTACAGGCTGTGCGACAGACGCGTGGCACGTTCCTGCTGGAGCAGCAGTCCGCGTTCTACGCCGAGACGGGGCAGCACCCGGAGCAGGCGCTGGAGCTGTGGCAGAAGACGCGGGCCGAGCGCGAGTCGACGTACGGCGTGGAGAGCCGTGAGGTCGCGGACGCAGGGGAGCGGGACGAGCGCGACATGGAGGCGGGCGGCTACGAGCAGGTCGCCCTGTCGCTGATGCGGGCGATCGCGCACAACGAGCGGGCCTCGCTGATCCTGAACGTGCGGAACCGCGGCGTACTGCATCATCTGGACGACGACGCCGTCGTGGAGATCCCGTGCACCGTGGACGCCAACGGCGCCTTGCCGGTGACTGTGTCCCAGCTCACCGACCACCAGGCCGGTCTGGTCTGCTCGGTGAAGGCAGTCGAGCGCTCCACGATCGAGGCGGCGACAACCGGCTCCAGGTCGGCAGCCCTGAAGGCGCTCGCCTATCACCCGCTCATCGACTCGGTGACGGTGGCGCGTAGCCTCCTGGACACGTACGTCGAGAGTCTGCCGGACCTCGCGTATCTAAGGGCCTGA
- a CDS encoding DeoR/GlpR family DNA-binding transcription regulator, which produces MLPKQRQDQIVRALRADGAGGVKVLAGKLGVSEATIRRDLEQLHAEGRLTRVYGGALAVDGGDEPFADVNAVHAEEKDRIARRAAELVHDGESVLLDIGTTALRVAQHLHGRSLTVVTSNLAVLEELQNDEQIELIVLGGFVRRSYRSLVGYLTEESLRQIHVDWLFLGTSGVRPDGRVMDSTMIEVPVKRAMIKAADQVVLLADRTKFPGHGVARVCEPGELTMVVTEPGADEATRTQLTEAGVQVVLA; this is translated from the coding sequence GTGTTGCCGAAGCAGCGACAGGATCAGATCGTCCGCGCGCTCCGTGCCGACGGGGCCGGGGGCGTCAAAGTGCTTGCCGGCAAACTCGGCGTCAGCGAGGCGACCATCCGGCGCGACCTCGAGCAACTGCACGCCGAGGGCCGGCTGACCAGGGTGTACGGCGGTGCCCTCGCCGTCGACGGCGGTGACGAGCCCTTCGCGGACGTCAACGCCGTCCATGCCGAGGAGAAGGACCGGATCGCCCGCCGCGCCGCCGAGCTGGTGCACGACGGCGAGTCCGTCCTGCTGGACATCGGTACGACGGCACTCCGGGTCGCGCAGCACCTGCACGGGCGTTCGCTGACCGTGGTGACCAGCAACCTCGCAGTACTGGAGGAGCTGCAGAACGACGAGCAGATCGAGCTGATCGTGCTCGGCGGGTTCGTGCGGCGCAGCTACCGGTCCCTGGTCGGATACTTGACCGAGGAGAGCCTGCGGCAGATCCACGTCGACTGGCTGTTCCTGGGGACGAGTGGGGTGCGCCCGGACGGCCGGGTGATGGACAGCACGATGATCGAGGTGCCGGTCAAGCGAGCGATGATCAAGGCGGCCGACCAGGTCGTGCTGCTGGCGGACAGGACGAAGTTCCCGGGCCATGGGGTCGCCCGGGTGTGTGAGCCGGGGGAGCTGACCATGGTGGTGACCGAGCCAGGCGCCGACGAGGCAACCCGGACCCAATTGACCGAGGCGGGAGTACAGGTGGTGCTGGCATGA
- a CDS encoding carbohydrate kinase family protein: protein MHELDVMVSGLVFQDLVLGLPSAPRPGTEVWATESHESPGGIANFAVALARLGLRTGMAAVFGADDLGDRVWRRLVDDEGIDLTLSRRLAGWQTPLTVALAYDNDRALVTRGSDPLLSADELITTLPTARAVAAHIGPWRNEWLAKAKAAGSVVFADVGWDPSEQWDPAVLDQLEHCDVFLPNAGEAMAYTRTMSPADALDALAEKVPLVVVSKGADGAEALDAATGERVAVPAYPVSAADTTGAGDVFAAGFIAATLWELPLEQRLRFAALTAALSVTRLGGADAAPRWDDLAAWQAAHPEDQHLHALISANSGR from the coding sequence ATGCACGAACTGGACGTGATGGTGTCCGGTCTGGTCTTCCAAGACCTGGTGCTCGGCCTGCCCTCTGCGCCGCGGCCGGGCACCGAGGTCTGGGCCACCGAGTCGCACGAGAGCCCCGGCGGTATCGCGAACTTCGCCGTGGCGCTCGCCCGGCTCGGTCTGCGGACCGGGATGGCCGCCGTGTTCGGCGCCGACGACCTGGGTGACCGGGTCTGGCGCCGGCTGGTCGACGACGAAGGCATCGATCTGACTCTGTCCCGAAGACTCGCCGGCTGGCAGACCCCGCTGACCGTGGCCCTTGCCTATGACAACGATCGGGCACTGGTCACGCGTGGGTCGGACCCCCTGCTGTCGGCCGACGAGCTGATCACCACGCTGCCGACCGCCCGAGCCGTCGCCGCCCACATCGGACCCTGGCGCAACGAGTGGCTGGCGAAGGCGAAGGCAGCCGGCAGCGTGGTGTTCGCCGACGTGGGCTGGGACCCGTCCGAGCAGTGGGACCCGGCGGTGCTCGACCAGCTCGAGCACTGCGACGTCTTCCTGCCCAACGCGGGCGAGGCGATGGCCTACACCCGTACGATGTCACCGGCCGACGCGCTCGACGCCCTGGCCGAGAAGGTCCCGCTGGTCGTGGTGTCGAAGGGCGCCGACGGCGCGGAAGCACTCGACGCCGCGACCGGCGAGCGCGTCGCCGTACCGGCGTATCCGGTCTCGGCGGCGGACACCACCGGGGCGGGTGATGTGTTCGCCGCCGGTTTCATCGCCGCGACGCTCTGGGAGCTGCCGCTCGAGCAGCGGTTGCGGTTCGCGGCGCTCACCGCGGCGTTGTCCGTCACCCGGCTTGGCGGTGCGGACGCCGCCCCGCGCTGGGACGACCTGGCCGCCTGGCAGGCGGCACACCCCGAAGACCAACACCTCCACGCGCTGATCAGCGCAAACTCAGGAAGGTAA
- a CDS encoding ABC transporter substrate-binding protein: protein MELSRRTLLGGFAAVAGGTLVGCSSGMDTGSTTKKNTTTELTMWCWPGGLGKSVLDDTIAHFPDPKIKYSEIGGDFKQKLVTTFNGGTGIPDITGIKGEDIASLLPQASRFVDLKSVGADSVLGDYLEWKVNQATTLDGKVIGLPIDVGPTGLFYREDIFAAAGLPSDPAKVADQLKTWDDYFAAGVQLKAKNPKALLVWDATDLYDMVVGQGTERYISKDNKFIGDQDHIRKAWDTSVKAMTLKIDGKTPSGSPDWNAGLDQGTIPTHIGAAWVALDIKSAVKTSAGKWRLAPTPSGPANFGGSFLAITKNAADPQKAFDVIKYMLSADNEAKAFTDAQIFPSAPAAYDKPELKAADKFFGGQVPIDVFGPAAKSIPVAYQSPYDDSVAAPFHDELKTVQTGSKTSDAAWASAVSKAKAIAKRQGVQ, encoded by the coding sequence ATGGAGCTCTCACGTCGGACCTTGCTCGGGGGCTTCGCAGCCGTAGCTGGTGGCACGCTCGTCGGCTGCTCGTCCGGGATGGACACCGGGTCGACGACGAAGAAGAACACCACCACCGAGCTGACCATGTGGTGCTGGCCGGGCGGTCTGGGCAAGTCGGTGCTGGACGACACCATCGCGCACTTCCCCGACCCGAAGATCAAGTACTCCGAGATCGGCGGCGACTTCAAGCAGAAGCTGGTCACCACGTTCAACGGCGGCACCGGCATCCCGGACATCACGGGGATCAAGGGCGAGGACATCGCCTCGCTGCTCCCGCAGGCGTCGCGGTTCGTGGACCTGAAGTCCGTCGGTGCGGACTCGGTCCTCGGCGACTACCTGGAGTGGAAGGTCAACCAGGCCACCACGCTGGACGGCAAGGTGATCGGTCTGCCGATCGACGTCGGCCCGACCGGGCTGTTCTACCGCGAGGACATCTTCGCTGCGGCCGGTCTGCCCAGCGACCCGGCCAAGGTGGCCGACCAGCTGAAGACCTGGGACGACTACTTCGCCGCCGGGGTCCAGCTGAAGGCGAAGAACCCGAAGGCGCTGCTGGTCTGGGACGCGACCGACCTCTACGACATGGTCGTCGGGCAGGGCACCGAGCGGTACATCTCCAAGGACAACAAGTTCATCGGCGACCAGGACCACATCCGCAAGGCGTGGGACACCTCGGTCAAGGCGATGACGCTGAAGATCGACGGCAAGACCCCGAGCGGCAGCCCGGACTGGAACGCCGGGCTCGACCAGGGCACGATCCCGACGCACATCGGCGCCGCCTGGGTCGCCCTGGACATCAAGTCCGCGGTGAAGACCAGCGCCGGCAAGTGGCGGCTGGCGCCGACGCCGAGCGGCCCGGCGAACTTCGGCGGCTCGTTCCTGGCCATCACCAAGAACGCGGCCGACCCGCAGAAGGCGTTCGACGTGATCAAGTACATGCTCAGCGCCGACAACGAGGCCAAGGCGTTCACCGACGCGCAGATCTTCCCGTCCGCGCCGGCTGCGTACGACAAGCCGGAGCTGAAGGCGGCGGACAAGTTCTTCGGCGGCCAGGTCCCGATCGACGTCTTCGGCCCGGCCGCGAAGTCGATCCCGGTCGCGTACCAGAGCCCGTACGACGACTCGGTCGCCGCACCGTTCCACGACGAGCTCAAGACCGTGCAGACCGGCTCGAAGACCTCGGACGCCGCGTGGGCCAGCGCGGTCTCCAAGGCGAAGGCGATCGCCAAGCGGCAGGGGGTTCAGTGA